The proteins below are encoded in one region of Cryomorphaceae bacterium:
- a CDS encoding serine--tRNA ligase, which produces MLEVQTIRQETDLIKQRLAKRHPDAYNMLIDKVLELDTLRRETQHNLDSLLAEGNQLAQEIGQLFKSGQAAAAEPLKARSAELKTQSQELRERMQQTEAELQDTLYQIPNAPHASVPAGASETDNEIVRTGGNTPALNQEALPHWEVARKYGLIDFELGVKITGAGFPVYTGKGARLQRAMINFFLDEAAKAGYREVQPPLLVNEESGIGTGQLPDKEGQMYHVGADDLYLIPTAEVPLTNMYRDVILKDSDFPVKICGYTPCFRREAGSYGKDVRGLNRLHQFDKVEIVQLAHPDESYRILEEMVSHVEALLKKLELPYRVLRLCGGDLGFASALTYDMEVYSAAQQRWLEVSSISNFETFQSNRLKLRFKSGDQKKTTLAHTLNGSALALPRILAALLENNQGTKGIRIPEVLVPYTQFSIIEE; this is translated from the coding sequence ATGCTCGAAGTTCAAACCATCCGACAGGAAACAGACCTCATCAAACAGCGGCTGGCCAAACGCCACCCTGATGCATACAACATGCTCATTGATAAAGTGCTCGAGCTCGACACGCTACGCAGGGAAACCCAACACAACCTCGATTCCCTGCTTGCCGAAGGCAATCAGCTTGCACAGGAGATCGGGCAACTCTTCAAATCCGGGCAGGCCGCAGCCGCCGAGCCGCTCAAAGCGCGTAGCGCCGAACTCAAAACCCAAAGTCAGGAACTTCGCGAGCGCATGCAACAAACCGAAGCCGAATTGCAGGATACCCTCTACCAGATTCCCAACGCACCCCACGCATCCGTTCCGGCCGGAGCAAGCGAAACCGACAACGAAATAGTAAGAACCGGCGGCAACACCCCCGCGCTCAACCAGGAAGCTTTGCCTCACTGGGAAGTAGCCCGCAAATACGGACTGATCGATTTTGAGCTGGGTGTGAAAATCACCGGCGCAGGTTTTCCCGTGTACACCGGCAAAGGCGCCCGTCTGCAGCGGGCCATGATTAACTTCTTTCTGGACGAAGCCGCAAAGGCAGGTTACCGGGAAGTACAGCCGCCCCTGCTCGTCAATGAAGAATCAGGCATCGGTACCGGTCAGCTTCCCGACAAGGAAGGGCAGATGTACCACGTAGGCGCGGATGACCTCTACCTCATCCCCACCGCCGAGGTGCCACTCACCAATATGTACCGCGACGTGATTTTGAAAGACAGCGACTTTCCGGTGAAGATCTGCGGATACACACCCTGCTTTCGGCGGGAGGCGGGCTCTTACGGTAAAGATGTGCGCGGCCTTAATCGTTTGCATCAGTTCGATAAGGTTGAAATTGTGCAACTTGCTCATCCCGATGAAAGCTACCGGATTCTGGAGGAAATGGTAAGCCACGTAGAAGCATTGCTCAAAAAGCTGGAACTTCCGTACCGGGTGCTGCGGCTCTGCGGCGGCGATCTCGGCTTTGCCTCTGCCCTCACCTACGATATGGAGGTGTATTCGGCTGCGCAGCAAAGATGGCTGGAAGTGAGCTCCATCAGCAACTTCGAAACTTTTCAAAGCAACAGACTGAAGCTGCGTTTCAAAAGTGGAGACCAGAAAAAAACCACCCTGGCACACACGCTGAACGGAAGTGCGCTGGCCCTTCCCCGAATTCTGGCAGCTTTGCTCGAAAACAACCAGGGTACGAAAGGGATTCGAATTCCTGAGGTACTCGTACCTTACACCCAATTTTCAATCATTGAGGAATGA